Part of the Sulfitobacter sp. S190 genome, ACCACCGATGCTAAAAACGTGCTGCCCCGCGTGGCTGCGTTGTTGGACGTGATGGTGATCTCGGATGCGTCTGGCGTTGTGGATGGCAACACGTTCGAGCGTCCAATCTATGCAGGTAACGCGGTGCAAACCGTAAAATCGACCGACGCAAAGAAGGTTGTGACATTCCGCACCTCGACATTCGATACGGCCGGTGAGGGCGGATCGGCCCCGGTTGAATCGATATCCGCAGCGGACAATCCCGGCCTCAGCGAATGGGTCGAGGATAAAGTGGCAGAAAGTGATCGCCCTGAACTGACGTCAGCTGGCGTCGTGGTCTCTGGCGGGCGCGGAGTCGGCTCGGAAGACGACTTCAGGCTGATCGAAAAACTGGCTGACAAGCTCGGCGCCGCCGTGGGCGCATCCCGTGCCGCTGTCGATTCTGGTTACGCACCCAATGACTGGCAAATAGGTCAAACTGGAAAAGTGGTTGCACCAGACCTTTATATCGCAGTGGGAATCTCCGGTGCTATTCAGCATCTTGCCGGAATGAAGGACAGCAAGATCATCGTTGCGATCAACAAGGACGAAGAAGCGCCGATCTTCCAGGTTGCCGATTTCGGGTTGGTAGCGGACTTATTTGACGCGGTTCCTGAATTGGTCGAAAAAATAGGATAAACTAGGCATGTTGTCAGCTGCTGATGTACACGAACCTACTCTATAGGCTCGCTAACCTCGTGGAATTGAGAACTGCCCTAGGAAGGTTTGAGTTGCAGTTCCATTTTCGGCAAAACGCCTAAAAACCGAAAAGAAATTAACATAAGCAAGATTATCGGCCTTTGGTTCTCCCGGCGCGCAGAGGCCAGCCCACAAAAAATCACCCTACCCCTCAACTGAGCAGTACGGACGACAGGCGATGACGAAAACAAAGCTCAAAATGGGAGCCCGGAGCACAGAAGTCTGGTGATCGACGACAAGGACGAAGGTGTTCAGGTTGCTCGCCTACTCTCGGAGCAAGGCGGCCGTGTCGTCGGATTGGTACACCTGTGGAACACGGCGGAGCTTTCGATCCTGTGGCTTGACGAAGCCCACGAAGCCGAGGTGATTGATCCTCCCTTGCGACCCGAGATCTTTGAGAGCGCACGGGCTGTAAATGCGGATGCTGTGTTTGAATACCTGGAGGTGCTCTCGAAAGGATCGCGGCGGTAAGCAGACTGACAAACGTGCAAGCTTACACTGTGGGGGGCCTCCGATAATATACAAAAAGTGACAACAGTATATTATCGATGTAGCCTTGGGTGAAACTCAACGTCCCAGGGAGTACCCACGTGGTTAAATTGGTCAAACGCATCGCAGCTATCGCGCTGCTTGGTTCCTTGATGTCAGTCGGGTTCCCGGACAGGCTCCGTGCTCAGACGTATCCGATCGATTGCGCGATCCTCCTTTGTCTCTCTGGCGGATGGCCCGCATCCGTCCCCTGCTCCCAAGCGCGTGCCGAGTTCATCCGTCGCATCACGCCTTGGCCGGTTGAGCCACCTCTACAGATCTGGCGCTGTCCGATGGCGGCGTCGTATACGCCGGGAGCGGGTCGAAGCCCGGCCGTTCGTCTCTACGACATCATGATCCAAGTGGATGAGGCCCCCCTGCCCTACTCTTCTCCTCTTCCACAGGCATCCCTATGGGGCAGTGTCGCGTCGGCCGTTGTTCGAGGTGGCGCAACACCACCGGGTTCTCTGCCCGAAGGCTTCCAGCTGCAGCTCGTTCAAGATCGCGCCGACATCGATATCAGTGGGCCAGAATTCAATTTCGTCCGCTCCATCCGAGTCTACGACGTACGCTATGCGAGGCAGCGAGAATCGGGCCGGGACGGTGACTGCAACAGGACGGCGGTGGTTTCGCTTGGCACCTATGGAACGCAGGGTGACTTCTCGTGGGCTCGCTCGTCGCCGAGTGCCCTGCCCGCGGCACACGTTGGTCTCGAACGTTGGGGTGATCACTGCCCCAGCATCTCGCATCGCTCTGTGTTCGTGGATTGGCGCGACTATGATGGCAACTATGGGTTTGAGCAGGTGAACTACTGATTGACCCCCCTACCCCACTGAAACCTAGGCACCGACGAGATCTAGGTGCCACCTCTGGCCGACAACTGCAGGTGGCCCTTCGAACTTAGCGCGGCGAAGGTCTGCAAGGATCCCGGAGCCGACGCGGCGCACAGATACTTGGCCCTCCTCTTCATGGCTGCAGAGCACGACCCCCTCCAAAGCATTCTGGCGCTCAGAGACGCCATCGTCACCCGCGCGTTACATGCACGATCTACTACACGACCGCGAATAGCCGAGTGATTTGCTCGTGTATACTCAAGGATGATCAACATGAAACGCGCCCTAATCGCTGCCGCCGCAGCGCTTTCCCTCGCCGCACCGGCCCTGGCCCAAGATGTGTCAGGTCGCCTGGTGGTTTATACGTCACAGCCCGACGCCGACGCACAGCGCACCGTCGATGCGTTCAACGCCGCCTACCCGGAGGTCGAGGTCGACTGGATCCGCGCTGGCACCACCGAGGTCATGGCCCGCCTCGAAGCGGAGTTTGCCGCTGGCGCCCCGCAGCCCGACGTGCTGCTGATCGCGGATATGGTCACGATGGAAGGCCTTGA contains:
- a CDS encoding FAD-binding protein: MAVLLIAEITDGELAMDATAKAVTAAKQLGDVTVLAAGATAAAAGEAASKIDGVSKVLVAEDVTLGHRLAEPTAALIVSLAGDYEHIVAPATTDAKNVLPRVAALLDVMVISDASGVVDGNTFERPIYAGNAVQTVKSTDAKKVVTFRTSTFDTAGEGGSAPVESISAADNPGLSEWVEDKVAESDRPELTSAGVVVSGGRGVGSEDDFRLIEKLADKLGAAVGASRAAVDSGYAPNDWQIGQTGKVVAPDLYIAVGISGAIQHLAGMKDSKIIVAINKDEEAPIFQVADFGLVADLFDAVPELVEKIG